In a single window of the Acidobacteriota bacterium genome:
- a CDS encoding SpoIID/LytB domain-containing protein, which translates to MNLRNSISLIISLLYCGATLALSAVSVSGQGGYEFRRLTSEPLIRIGLATNVPTASITTTDTTLVAYSPEESDRMLAANRVTVSARSYRPPEVEVFRVEFQNLPTQEDANILSRDIRQLAGETSVVSFDAASSQWKVVVGSVKESNIEAEELKAKLEEKGFDDAVIIGERRVRPSEDAVDLSQQVRSGAKGEVRSLIRPTGSAAATGAAAIDPSLREVVVNGPSEMAKYSSLRAVAFGSANERANPVRYNGKAYRGRIEVFVNARGSLTVVNEVPIEEYLLGVVPAELGLPQLEAQKAQAVAARTYAIANIGTYGRQGFDMVPTVWSQVYKGVSIENRMGTQAVRETRGIVAMYNGKPITAYYTSTCGGRTENSENVFEKAEPYLRGVECSLEGRRHFEPFLIRSNRPQPRVRDDASLELVRRMSLLAANGFYLPNEPMTDDWFTDIPSEQELNLWLGQLAIRFGKPAPQVTRQSANPVELARIIASLAYAPGVADTMLTDSDINYLLGFADASEIPRERRAEIAMLMRDGLFSINADQTFQPGRPFTRARLIRLIGQIYDRRKWTPEMLSGVARPTVDGKLVFRMGRTDRQLNVRPDVFLFRDFGGTMYPVREAALVGGENVRYQLDALGAVKYLEIQPTETPTTAENMSPWVNWTRSGSAAEVQSRLSRYVRGIGTLYDLNVKQVGYSRRAVELEIIGSNGVKTLKGGKIRSALRLPEQLFVMNKRYSGDRVTSFTFTGRGWGHGVGMCQYGAFGLAKMGVKYDEIIRHYYTGVELTAMY; encoded by the coding sequence GTGAATTTACGCAACTCTATAAGCCTGATCATATCGCTATTGTACTGCGGTGCAACACTTGCCCTCTCGGCCGTCAGCGTATCGGGACAGGGCGGTTATGAATTTCGCCGGCTGACGTCCGAACCGCTCATCCGGATCGGCCTCGCGACTAATGTTCCGACGGCGTCTATCACGACCACCGACACAACGCTGGTCGCATACTCGCCGGAAGAGAGTGACCGGATGCTCGCGGCGAATCGTGTAACCGTTTCTGCCCGTTCATACCGGCCGCCGGAGGTCGAGGTGTTTCGCGTGGAATTTCAAAACCTTCCCACCCAGGAAGATGCAAACATTCTCTCTCGCGACATTCGCCAGTTGGCCGGTGAAACATCTGTTGTCAGCTTTGATGCCGCGTCGTCTCAATGGAAGGTCGTCGTCGGTTCGGTCAAGGAATCAAACATTGAGGCCGAAGAACTGAAAGCAAAACTCGAAGAAAAGGGCTTTGACGACGCCGTAATTATCGGAGAGCGTCGTGTGCGGCCCTCTGAAGACGCGGTCGATCTGTCGCAGCAGGTTCGTTCAGGCGCCAAAGGCGAGGTTCGCAGTTTGATACGCCCGACGGGTTCCGCGGCGGCAACAGGCGCGGCAGCGATCGATCCTAGTCTTCGCGAGGTCGTGGTCAATGGCCCGAGCGAGATGGCCAAATATTCATCTCTGCGTGCAGTGGCATTTGGTTCAGCGAATGAGCGTGCAAATCCCGTCCGTTATAATGGCAAGGCTTATCGTGGCCGTATCGAAGTATTCGTAAATGCACGCGGCTCCTTAACAGTGGTAAACGAGGTTCCGATCGAGGAATACCTGCTCGGCGTCGTTCCGGCAGAGCTTGGCCTTCCGCAGCTCGAAGCTCAAAAGGCACAGGCGGTTGCGGCAAGGACATACGCCATCGCAAACATTGGGACCTACGGCAGGCAAGGATTTGATATGGTGCCCACCGTCTGGTCACAGGTCTATAAAGGCGTTTCGATCGAGAATCGCATGGGTACTCAAGCCGTTCGCGAAACCCGCGGGATCGTCGCGATGTACAACGGCAAGCCCATAACCGCTTATTACACATCAACTTGCGGCGGCCGAACGGAAAATTCGGAGAACGTTTTTGAGAAGGCCGAGCCGTATCTGCGAGGTGTGGAATGCTCGCTGGAAGGACGCCGTCATTTCGAGCCGTTCCTTATCAGGTCGAACAGACCGCAGCCTCGTGTCCGCGACGATGCATCTTTAGAGCTTGTAAGGCGGATGTCACTGCTCGCAGCGAACGGATTTTATCTGCCCAATGAACCGATGACGGACGACTGGTTCACGGATATTCCGAGTGAGCAGGAATTGAACCTTTGGCTCGGCCAGCTTGCGATCCGCTTCGGCAAACCGGCACCGCAGGTCACGCGACAATCCGCGAATCCGGTGGAACTGGCCCGAATCATAGCGTCGTTAGCGTACGCTCCGGGCGTCGCGGATACGATGCTGACGGATTCGGATATCAACTATTTGCTGGGATTTGCCGACGCATCGGAGATCCCGCGTGAGCGGCGTGCCGAGATCGCAATGCTGATGCGCGACGGGCTTTTTTCGATTAATGCCGACCAGACGTTTCAGCCCGGACGGCCATTCACGCGAGCGAGGTTGATACGGTTGATCGGCCAAATTTATGACCGCCGCAAATGGACGCCGGAAATGCTCTCGGGCGTGGCTCGGCCGACAGTTGACGGCAAGCTCGTCTTTAGAATGGGCAGGACAGACCGCCAGTTGAATGTGCGTCCTGATGTGTTCCTGTTCCGGGATTTCGGCGGAACGATGTATCCGGTTCGCGAAGCGGCTCTTGTCGGCGGCGAGAACGTACGTTACCAACTCGATGCTCTCGGCGCCGTGAAATATCTGGAGATACAGCCGACCGAAACGCCGACCACTGCGGAAAATATGTCGCCGTGGGTCAACTGGACCCGTTCGGGCTCGGCCGCCGAGGTGCAGTCGCGGCTTTCGCGATATGTGCGCGGCATAGGGACGCTTTACGACCTAAACGTCAAACAGGTCGGTTATTCGCGGCGTGCCGTCGAACTTGAAATAATTGGTTCGAACGGCGTTAAAACGCTCAAAGGCGGTAAGATACGCTCCGCTCTGCGGCTGCCGGAACAGCTTTTTGTAATGAACAAACGCTATTCGGGCGACCGCGTGACAAGTTTCACCTTCACCGGCCGCGGCTGGGGCCACGGCGTCGGCATGTGCCAATACGGCGCATTCGGCCTGGCGAAAATGGGCGTGAAATACGACGAGATCATCCGTCATTACTACACCGGAGTTGAACTAACAGCAATGTATTAG
- a CDS encoding 1-acyl-sn-glycerol-3-phosphate acyltransferase, which produces MSEHVRHDMALSLRENEKIAFPVPESNKSRLAGKLRYWWSWFVACFLLLIIGPPALIILGIINKKMWLHPIAKWGAEKWLWACGATIKVTGLENLEVGRSYVFAANHRSYLDTATLFFYTGRKMGLVAKKELLKAPILGQGMHYVKIFAIDRSNPERAMRSMEKARRVLEEGYSFGIFVEGTRAMPGELLPFKKGAFHLAFQTGAPIVPVAIKNTDVMMGKRTGVAYAGEIEMVILPPIDIEGKTAENDLMDVLVRTRTAIANELYS; this is translated from the coding sequence ATGTCTGAGCATGTGCGGCACGATATGGCGTTGAGCCTGAGGGAGAACGAAAAGATTGCTTTTCCTGTCCCTGAGTCTAACAAATCGCGGCTTGCCGGGAAACTTCGCTATTGGTGGAGTTGGTTCGTAGCTTGCTTTTTGCTCCTCATCATCGGCCCGCCGGCACTTATAATTCTCGGCATCATCAACAAGAAGATGTGGCTGCATCCCATTGCAAAATGGGGTGCGGAAAAATGGCTGTGGGCGTGCGGCGCGACGATCAAAGTAACGGGCCTTGAGAACCTGGAAGTAGGCCGCTCATACGTTTTTGCTGCAAATCACCGCTCTTATCTCGACACTGCGACGCTCTTTTTTTACACAGGCAGAAAAATGGGCCTCGTCGCGAAAAAGGAACTGCTGAAAGCACCGATCCTCGGGCAAGGGATGCACTATGTAAAGATCTTCGCGATCGACCGCTCAAACCCCGAGCGGGCGATGCGTTCAATGGAAAAAGCACGCAGGGTGCTTGAGGAAGGATATTCCTTCGGCATTTTCGTCGAAGGAACGCGCGCGATGCCGGGCGAACTTCTGCCGTTCAAGAAAGGTGCTTTTCATCTTGCGTTTCAGACCGGAGCACCGATCGTACCTGTTGCGATCAAGAATACGGACGTGATGATGGGCAAACGTACAGGCGTAGCATACGCTGGCGAGATCGAGATGGTCATTTTGCCGCCCATCGACATAGAAGGAAAGACAGCGGAGAACGATCTGATGGACGTGCTTGTCCGCACACGAACGGCGATCGCTAACGAGTTATATTCCTGA
- a CDS encoding M36 family metallopeptidase has protein sequence MNTTSLFPRFQWSLLVVVVILVMMAVISFDPFGIFPGVANAQVGDNSRKGLHPVTVSEDEGIPKMWDIRSSSEESDVDALRQFRDRAGLNAANVADIREDFVRGEENFKRSHPTAKVEYNLDIKTPEVITPDAYAKRTEWLSEPSGAKRVDILRNFLKTNDLLIGLDQQQIDKLDIAADYTNPDGNLSYVHLEQKINGIPVFRSEVKAGFTKSGEIIRVINNLAPGVDESRISTEFGDSFAAVSTALAHIRSKEKVEAIDRNLAESTELIDVYGTGDWATRAEKIYFPTEPGIVVPAWRVLIWQPVNAYYVIVDAETNTVLWHKNITDDQTQSATYQVYQNSFAFMPIQDSPAPMSPGPNSPLLGTQGSIATRTNISLVGNSGSYSFNNNGWITDNDNGTSGNAVRAGIDRDGTNGIDAIQSGDTACPGTGCRVFTSTWNPPPGNPTPGDNPITTQAQRGAVIHMFYTTNWVHDEFYKVGFTEPARNFQLNNFGRGGSQNDPVHAEGQDYSGTNNANFATGADGIFGRMQMYIFTYASPNRDGTADTEIIVHEIAHGLSHRLHGNASGLGNQGGMMGEGWGDWYAHTLLATPFDSPNGVYGMTAYTQLNRTAGYTGNYYYGLRRFPTSVIASKGGPNNLPHNPLTFGHINSDCDETLGTTTTAVSSAFPRNPTSATAGLCSQVHNAGEIWKSALWEVRSLMLARLGFEPGTQRVLQVVTDGMKLSAINPNMIQGRDAIILAASALSASPENAADAKDVREGFRRRGFGYSASVQSETRVTEAFDTEEVTSAGIINVTSGNGIIEPNECNTIRIPLANNSSQVVTNVSAVLSTTTPGVTINDATSAYANLPATGVSRLNLQPFRISTSNSIACLSKIRLTLTVTYTGINGPNSVSAFNFTLGVGTQGDSYTITSSNENESIPSGGTYISGTRTYGGAANVQLPENWSSTLYDQLVTNPRASTRGVLMINVGSSLNAPDANAELPGSFGGISPALVPFWDDLNTSTDRLGNNGGIYTHTTGSSPNREFWIEWRAQHNSNVAADGVTIRFAIVLTEGTDNFRYVYALTGSGGTTANANGQSATIGVQRGANDSNFTQFSFNTSSVSNGQTLRGTRGICPQGAGVCNASPTPTPTPTPSPTPTPTPTPTPTPTPTPTPTPTPTPTPTPTPTPTPTPTPTPQACTFSNGNLNPQVLSANGTVAATGSFWSELQNNTGNFAEANGLAGFSASELAASSLRLADDFTIGDTCNLQTVSFYAYQTNGPATSPFIASTLRIWDGPPNAGGNVIFGDTTTDRLINSLDTSYFRIFNSSFPAPGIAPTTTRRIWRNTLSINTTLAPGTYWFDWNSTVTGNLVHFYPAKTIPGSRGNPGDNALTYSSATGVWTAVLDTGTPASAPDVPQDFPFDVVGTAAGTPTPTPSPTPTPVATPSPAPACAPMSETFDDISLLPGTGWNLQNLSDPIGTTNWFQGIESTFPSHSGAENSYIAADYLNTSGANTISNWLMTPVLTLQDGARLTFWTRGRVGAFPDRLQVRMSTAGTSTNAGTSATDVGDFATGLLDINPSYIIGGYPTSWTQYTIDITGMPVPTSGRLAFRYFVENAGPGGLNADYIGIDSMNYACSVPSPTPTPTPTPPVCTPDPVVTTLANSGNGSLRQAMTDACPASTVTFAMPLAAGPEGGNDGTDTITLSSEIAVAVPLNIIGPGADQLTISGGNASRHFSFSGAGNSVNITGLTLTQGNGVGGANPGSGGSIRTNGVDLTITDTVISGNSIVGSGGAILAQGGGSVTLIDSTISNNTAQRGGAYYDFSSADALYLLRSTVSGNSATGVGQTAGAIDVIGSVFVVGSTISGNSAPNTAANSAGGLLTGAGDTIILGSTVTNNSVAGTGGAGGIRHTGVQPNISSSIIAGNVNNATVPDTTGAFASQGYNLIGNVGTATGFTSVGDQTGTASSILNPMLTPLQDNGGPTFTHMLLLGSPAWDRGNSFGLTTDQRGQPRPTDFTGIANAPGGDGADIGAFEMLIPTVAGVEVSGRVLTSDGRGLRNATVTMTDVNGVTRSAVTSSFGYYRFDGVPVGDSFVMSVNSRSYRFVPRVVVVTDTLTDVDFVGLE, from the coding sequence ATGAATACCACATCGTTGTTCCCACGTTTTCAATGGAGTTTGTTGGTGGTCGTAGTGATCTTGGTAATGATGGCCGTGATCAGCTTTGATCCGTTCGGCATCTTTCCCGGCGTTGCGAACGCGCAGGTCGGGGACAATAGCAGGAAAGGACTCCATCCCGTCACGGTGAGCGAAGACGAGGGCATCCCGAAGATGTGGGACATTCGCTCATCCAGTGAAGAGAGCGACGTCGATGCGCTAAGGCAATTTAGAGATAGAGCCGGCCTGAATGCGGCAAACGTGGCAGATATCCGAGAGGATTTCGTCCGCGGCGAAGAGAACTTCAAGCGGTCACACCCGACCGCAAAGGTCGAATACAATCTGGACATCAAGACTCCGGAAGTCATCACTCCAGACGCTTACGCCAAGCGAACCGAATGGCTGTCCGAGCCTTCGGGAGCAAAACGTGTCGATATACTCCGCAATTTTCTTAAGACCAACGATCTTCTTATCGGGCTGGACCAGCAGCAGATCGACAAACTGGACATAGCCGCAGATTATACAAACCCCGACGGCAATCTTTCATACGTTCATCTCGAACAAAAGATCAACGGAATTCCCGTATTCCGCAGCGAAGTAAAGGCGGGATTTACCAAGAGCGGAGAGATCATTCGGGTCATAAATAACCTCGCTCCGGGCGTCGATGAATCTCGAATATCGACCGAATTTGGTGATTCATTTGCCGCTGTTAGTACGGCGCTTGCCCACATCAGGTCGAAAGAAAAAGTTGAAGCTATTGACAGGAATCTTGCCGAATCAACCGAACTGATCGACGTTTACGGCACGGGCGACTGGGCGACACGAGCCGAGAAAATATATTTTCCTACTGAACCCGGGATAGTGGTTCCGGCTTGGCGGGTACTCATCTGGCAACCGGTCAATGCATACTACGTCATCGTGGATGCGGAGACGAATACCGTGCTTTGGCACAAGAATATCACCGACGATCAGACACAGTCTGCAACCTATCAGGTCTATCAAAACTCATTCGCATTTATGCCGATCCAAGATAGTCCGGCTCCGATGTCGCCGGGGCCGAACAGTCCGCTGCTCGGCACACAAGGGTCTATTGCAACACGCACAAACATTTCATTGGTCGGCAATAGCGGGTCATACTCGTTTAACAACAACGGGTGGATAACCGACAACGACAACGGCACTTCCGGTAATGCGGTTCGAGCGGGTATCGACCGCGACGGAACTAACGGCATTGATGCGATCCAATCGGGCGACACAGCCTGTCCCGGTACGGGATGCCGCGTGTTTACATCCACGTGGAATCCGCCGCCGGGCAATCCCACGCCGGGGGATAATCCAATTACAACTCAGGCTCAACGGGGAGCGGTGATCCATATGTTTTATACAACGAATTGGGTTCACGACGAGTTTTACAAGGTTGGATTCACAGAACCCGCCCGAAATTTTCAGCTAAACAATTTTGGCCGCGGCGGTTCGCAGAATGACCCTGTCCATGCAGAAGGCCAGGATTATTCCGGTACGAATAACGCAAACTTTGCGACCGGTGCGGATGGTATTTTCGGGCGTATGCAGATGTATATCTTTACATACGCAAGTCCGAATCGAGACGGTACAGCGGACACAGAGATAATCGTACATGAGATCGCTCACGGCCTATCGCATCGACTTCATGGTAACGCCAGCGGCCTAGGCAATCAGGGTGGAATGATGGGAGAGGGTTGGGGAGACTGGTATGCCCATACCCTTTTGGCCACGCCGTTTGACAGTCCAAACGGTGTATATGGAATGACTGCATACACGCAATTGAATAGAACGGCCGGATATACAGGCAACTATTACTATGGGCTCCGACGATTCCCAACTTCGGTGATCGCATCAAAGGGCGGGCCCAATAATCTCCCTCACAACCCGCTTACCTTTGGTCACATTAACTCGGACTGTGACGAAACTCTTGGAACGACAACGACGGCCGTTTCAAGTGCATTTCCGAGAAACCCTACGTCGGCAACGGCCGGGCTCTGCTCACAGGTCCACAATGCCGGCGAGATCTGGAAATCAGCGTTATGGGAGGTGCGGTCTCTTATGCTCGCTCGCTTAGGTTTCGAACCGGGCACGCAAAGGGTCCTTCAGGTCGTCACTGATGGAATGAAACTGTCGGCGATCAATCCGAATATGATACAGGGACGTGATGCGATCATCCTCGCGGCCTCAGCTTTGTCAGCGTCTCCGGAAAACGCTGCTGATGCCAAGGACGTTCGCGAAGGTTTTCGCCGCCGGGGCTTCGGCTACTCAGCCAGCGTTCAGTCGGAAACGCGAGTGACGGAAGCGTTTGATACCGAGGAGGTCACCAGCGCAGGCATAATCAATGTAACCTCAGGCAACGGGATCATCGAACCGAATGAATGCAATACAATTCGAATTCCGCTTGCAAATAATTCGAGCCAGGTGGTAACAAATGTCTCTGCAGTTCTTTCCACGACGACGCCCGGCGTAACGATAAATGACGCAACTTCCGCATATGCAAATCTGCCCGCAACGGGAGTATCGCGGCTTAACCTACAGCCTTTTCGGATATCGACAAGCAACTCGATCGCCTGCCTTTCGAAGATCAGATTGACGCTGACGGTCACCTATACCGGGATCAATGGGCCAAACTCTGTCTCGGCTTTCAATTTCACATTGGGTGTGGGAACTCAAGGCGATTCTTACACAATTACGAGTTCGAATGAGAATGAGTCGATACCTAGCGGCGGCACCTATATTTCGGGAACACGAACTTATGGGGGCGCAGCCAACGTTCAATTGCCGGAAAATTGGTCGTCGACACTTTACGATCAGTTGGTTACTAACCCAAGGGCATCAACGCGGGGGGTGCTTATGATAAATGTCGGCTCAAGTCTTAACGCCCCGGATGCAAACGCCGAGCTGCCCGGGAGTTTTGGCGGAATTTCTCCTGCTTTGGTGCCTTTCTGGGACGATCTGAACACGTCAACGGACAGGTTGGGAAATAATGGTGGGATATACACCCATACTACAGGAAGCAGCCCAAATCGTGAGTTTTGGATAGAATGGCGTGCTCAGCACAATTCTAATGTAGCGGCAGACGGGGTGACCATTAGATTCGCCATCGTACTAACAGAAGGTACCGATAACTTCAGGTACGTATATGCGTTGACCGGGAGCGGTGGCACGACCGCTAACGCAAACGGACAATCGGCGACTATCGGCGTCCAACGAGGGGCCAATGATAGCAATTTCACTCAGTTCTCGTTCAACACATCGAGTGTTAGCAATGGTCAGACCCTTAGAGGAACTCGCGGCATATGCCCGCAGGGTGCCGGTGTGTGTAATGCAAGCCCCACACCAACCCCTACTCCGACTCCTTCGCCAACGCCGACACCAACACCAACGCCGACACCAACACCGACGCCGACACCAACGCCGACACCAACACCAACGCCGACACCAACACCGACGCCGACACCGACACCGACACCAACGCCGACACCGCAGGCGTGTACATTCAGTAACGGCAATTTGAATCCTCAGGTACTTTCCGCTAATGGCACCGTTGCTGCAACCGGATCGTTCTGGAGTGAGTTGCAAAACAATACAGGCAACTTTGCCGAAGCCAACGGTCTGGCCGGGTTTTCAGCAAGTGAATTGGCGGCCTCGTCCCTGCGGCTCGCTGATGATTTCACCATCGGCGATACATGCAACCTGCAAACCGTGAGTTTTTACGCTTACCAAACCAACGGCCCTGCGACATCGCCATTCATCGCATCGACGCTGAGGATTTGGGACGGTCCGCCGAATGCGGGTGGAAATGTCATTTTTGGAGATACCACAACAGATCGGCTGATCAACTCGCTTGATACGTCGTATTTCCGAATATTTAATTCCTCATTTCCCGCGCCCGGAATTGCACCGACAACGACACGGCGAATCTGGAGAAATACACTCAGCATCAACACCACCTTGGCTCCGGGGACGTACTGGTTTGATTGGAACTCGACGGTGACCGGAAATTTGGTGCATTTTTACCCCGCGAAGACCATTCCCGGCTCAAGGGGCAATCCCGGCGACAATGCGTTGACCTATTCGAGTGCAACAGGCGTCTGGACGGCGGTCTTGGACACGGGAACACCGGCATCGGCACCCGACGTGCCGCAGGATTTCCCGTTCGACGTTGTGGGAACAGCGGCCGGCACCCCGACACCGACGCCATCGCCCACACCAACTCCGGTCGCGACCCCCAGCCCTGCACCCGCGTGTGCTCCAATGTCAGAGACATTCGACGACATTTCACTGCTTCCGGGAACAGGATGGAATCTGCAGAATCTGAGCGATCCGATCGGCACGACCAACTGGTTCCAAGGGATAGAGAGCACGTTTCCTTCTCATTCCGGAGCAGAAAACTCCTATATCGCTGCGGATTACTTGAATACGTCCGGCGCAAATACCATAAGCAACTGGCTGATGACGCCTGTTCTGACACTCCAAGACGGTGCTCGGCTGACATTCTGGACCCGCGGACGTGTCGGCGCCTTTCCCGATCGGCTTCAAGTCCGTATGAGCACTGCCGGCACTAGCACGAATGCAGGCACATCTGCGACAGACGTTGGGGATTTTGCAACCGGGCTTCTGGATATTAACCCGTCATATATCATCGGCGGATATCCCACAAGCTGGACTCAGTACACGATAGACATTACCGGAATGCCCGTTCCTACGTCCGGCAGGCTCGCATTCAGATATTTCGTGGAGAACGCAGGTCCGGGAGGGCTGAACGCTGATTACATCGGTATCGATTCGATGAATTATGCCTGTTCCGTCCCTTCACCAACGCCTACTCCGACGCCAACACCGCCCGTTTGTACGCCTGATCCTGTAGTAACGACGTTGGCGAACAGCGGAAACGGCAGTTTGCGTCAGGCAATGACAGACGCATGTCCCGCGAGCACGGTCACGTTCGCGATGCCTTTGGCCGCAGGCCCCGAGGGCGGCAACGACGGCACCGACACGATCACTTTGTCTTCTGAGATCGCGGTTGCAGTTCCGCTTAACATAATTGGACCCGGTGCCGACCAACTCACGATCAGCGGCGGGAATGCGAGCCGGCACTTCTCGTTCAGCGGTGCCGGAAACAGCGTGAACATCACAGGTCTCACTTTGACTCAAGGTAACGGAGTTGGAGGGGCAAATCCCGGAAGCGGCGGTTCGATAAGGACGAACGGCGTTGACCTGACTATCACGGATACTGTTATTTCCGGAAACAGCATCGTCGGGAGCGGCGGTGCGATCCTGGCGCAAGGCGGTGGATCCGTGACTCTGATCGACAGCACGATCAGTAACAACACAGCTCAAAGAGGTGGAGCATACTACGACTTTTCGTCTGCCGACGCGCTTTATCTTCTGCGAAGCACGGTCAGCGGCAATTCCGCGACAGGTGTAGGACAGACAGCAGGTGCGATCGATGTCATCGGCTCGGTTTTCGTTGTCGGTTCAACGATCAGCGGCAATTCCGCTCCGAATACGGCAGCGAACAGTGCCGGCGGCCTGCTCACCGGTGCGGGTGATACGATCATCCTTGGCAGCACGGTAACAAACAACTCCGTTGCGGGAACCGGCGGTGCAGGCGGGATACGTCATACCGGGGTTCAGCCAAACATAAGCAGCTCGATCATCGCAGGAAACGTGAACAACGCGACGGTGCCCGATACGACAGGAGCATTCGCGTCGCAGGGCTACAATCTGATCGGCAACGTCGGCACAGCAACGGGCTTTACGTCGGTTGGCGATCAAACAGGAACCGCGAGCTCGATCCTCAACCCGATGCTCACGCCTCTGCAGGACAACGGCGGGCCGACATTCACTCACATGCTATTGTTGGGCAGCCCGGCTTGGGACCGCGGCAATTCTTTCGGTTTGACGACCGACCAACGCGGACAGCCTCGGCCAACTGATTTCACAGGCATCGCAAACGCCCCAGGCGGCGACGGTGCCGACATCGGTGCGTTCGAGATGCTGATCCCGACTGTCGCAGGAGTTGAAGTGTCTGGACGTGTACTCACGTCCGACGGACGCGGATTGCGTAACGCCACAGTGACGATGACCGACGTAAACGGCGTTACGCGATCCGCGGTCACATCCAGCTTCGGATACTACCGCTTCGACGGCGTGCCTGTGGGCGACTCATTCGTAATGAGCGTTAACTCACGCAGCTACCGCTTCGTCCCGCGTGTCGTCGTCGTCACAGACACCTTGACGGATGTGGATTTTGTTGGACTGGAGTGA